A region of Paenibacillus thiaminolyticus DNA encodes the following proteins:
- the hutU gene encoding urocanate hydratase: MKQPTKRIIRAAHGTELTAKGWQQEAVLRMLMNNLDPDVAERPEDLVVYGGIGKAARNWECFDKIVECLTNLEADETLLVQSGKPVGVFRTHTHAPRVLISNSVIVPAYANWDTFHELDKQGLMMYGQMTAGSWIYIGTQGILQGTYETFAEAARQHNGGTLRGTLTLTAGLGGMGGAQPLAVTMNDGVMIGVEVDPSRIQRRIDTKYCDIMVHDLDEALKLASDAQAEGRALSIGLAGNAAEVFPEMVRRGIRPDFVTDQTSAHDPLNGYVPAGYSLEAAAELRAADPAQYVKLSKKSMAAHVQAMLDLQNLGAIVFDYGNNIRQVAFDEGVTEAFQFPGFVPAYIRPLFCEGKGPFRWAALSGNPDDIYKTDELVLKLFPQNTHLCNWIKMAREKVAFQGLPARICWLGYGERAKMGLAINEMVRNGDISAPIVIGRDHLDCGSVASPNRETESMKDGSDVVADWAILNALVNTASGASWVSVHHGGGVGMGYSLHAGMVVVADGSAEADEKLSRVLNTDPGMGIIRHADAGYELAIKTAKNCGVRVPMLGI; this comes from the coding sequence GTGAAGCAACCTACCAAACGTATCATCAGGGCGGCACATGGAACGGAATTGACTGCGAAAGGCTGGCAGCAGGAGGCGGTCCTGCGGATGCTTATGAATAATCTGGATCCCGATGTGGCCGAGCGTCCGGAAGATCTGGTCGTATATGGCGGCATCGGCAAGGCGGCGCGCAACTGGGAATGCTTCGACAAAATCGTGGAATGTCTCACGAACCTGGAAGCGGATGAAACGCTGCTTGTGCAATCCGGCAAGCCGGTCGGCGTGTTCCGGACGCACACGCACGCGCCGCGGGTCCTCATCTCCAATTCGGTTATCGTGCCTGCCTATGCCAATTGGGACACATTCCACGAGCTTGATAAGCAGGGACTGATGATGTACGGGCAAATGACGGCCGGAAGCTGGATTTATATTGGGACGCAGGGCATTTTGCAAGGAACGTATGAGACCTTCGCCGAGGCGGCCCGCCAGCATAATGGAGGCACCCTTAGAGGAACGCTGACGTTAACGGCGGGCCTCGGCGGCATGGGAGGAGCCCAGCCGCTCGCCGTCACGATGAACGACGGCGTCATGATTGGAGTGGAGGTCGATCCGTCCCGGATCCAGCGCAGAATCGATACGAAATACTGCGATATTATGGTTCACGATCTCGATGAAGCGTTGAAGCTGGCGAGTGATGCGCAGGCGGAGGGAAGAGCGCTCTCGATCGGCCTGGCGGGCAATGCGGCGGAGGTGTTCCCAGAAATGGTGCGGCGGGGGATCAGACCCGATTTCGTCACGGATCAGACGTCGGCCCATGATCCGCTTAACGGCTATGTACCGGCAGGCTATTCACTGGAAGCGGCTGCCGAACTGCGTGCGGCCGATCCGGCGCAATATGTGAAGCTGTCCAAAAAATCGATGGCCGCCCATGTCCAGGCGATGCTCGATCTTCAGAACTTGGGCGCGATTGTATTCGATTACGGCAATAATATCCGCCAAGTGGCCTTCGATGAAGGGGTAACCGAAGCATTTCAATTCCCTGGCTTCGTTCCGGCTTATATTCGCCCGCTCTTCTGCGAGGGGAAGGGGCCGTTCCGCTGGGCGGCGCTATCCGGCAATCCGGATGATATTTATAAGACGGATGAGCTTGTATTGAAGCTGTTCCCGCAAAACACCCATCTGTGCAACTGGATCAAGATGGCCAGGGAGAAGGTCGCGTTCCAGGGCCTGCCTGCGCGTATTTGCTGGTTGGGCTATGGGGAACGGGCCAAGATGGGCTTGGCTATCAACGAGATGGTGCGCAATGGAGATATTTCTGCCCCAATCGTCATTGGCCGTGATCATCTGGACTGCGGATCCGTCGCATCGCCTAACCGGGAGACGGAGTCCATGAAGGACGGCAGCGATGTGGTCGCCGACTGGGCGATATTGAACGCGCTGGTGAATACGGCTTCCGGCGCGAGCTGGGTATCTGTCCACCACGGCGGCGGCGTAGGCATGGGGTACTCCCTGCATGCGGGCATGGTCGTCGTCGCAGATGGTTCAGCAGAAGCGGACGAGAAGCTGTCCCGCGTCTTGAATACAGACCCGGGCATGGGCATTATCCGTCATGCCGACGCCGGTTATGAACTTGCGATTAAGACGGCGAAGAATTGCGGAGTTCGCGTACCGATGCTTGGCATATAA
- the hutP gene encoding hut operon transcriptional regulator HutP: MSNRNEGNRFDCGNYTMGKLTSLLVMLHNEEAGAEIEEEMRKRGYRYTIGKVGAMELVKVVTAIETSAKANKVIDPNSYREVHSLYHAIIEALQGIGRGTVQFGDILRTVGLTFCITRGRVEISGYSEEWLSVCVYGTIGAPKKGFEHDVLGFGYNHI, from the coding sequence ATGAGTAACCGGAATGAAGGAAATCGGTTCGACTGCGGCAATTATACGATGGGCAAGCTGACTTCGCTTTTGGTCATGCTCCATAACGAAGAAGCGGGCGCGGAAATTGAGGAGGAGATGAGAAAAAGGGGATACCGGTATACGATCGGCAAGGTCGGCGCGATGGAATTGGTCAAAGTCGTGACGGCGATTGAAACGAGCGCCAAAGCGAACAAGGTGATTGATCCGAACTCTTATCGGGAAGTTCATTCTTTATACCATGCCATCATCGAAGCGCTGCAGGGGATTGGAAGAGGGACGGTCCAATTCGGAGATATTTTGCGGACCGTAGGGTTAACGTTCTGCATCACGAGAGGGAGAGTCGAAATATCGGGATATTCCGAGGAATGGTTAAGCGTCTGCGTATACGGCACGATTGGCGCCCCCAAAAAAGGATTCGAGCACGATGTGCTCGGGTTCGGGTACAACCATATTTAA